In Pedobacter sp. SL55, the following proteins share a genomic window:
- a CDS encoding SusC/RagA family TonB-linked outer membrane protein: MKKRFSIRKGRFLALLVLLMLAFSAQVMAQTKVSGTVKDDQGEILTGVSVLVKGTKVSTTTNQDGNYQITLPAGSNTLAFTYLGYESKEAAVSGNVINVSLKSSVSTLNDVVVIGYGTTTRKDLTGSVGTVNISDLQKAPVKTFDEALAGRVAGVQVTSSEGQPGSSINITIRGNNSVTQSNYPLVVIDGIIFEDPNNLSVNPLNTIDPNDIESISVLKDASSTAIYGARGSNGVIMVTTKRGKEGLPTITYNGWYGLQENTNRVESLSPYEFVKLQNEIDPVRTKSLYFANNKTLESYAGLKGINWEDEVTRVAPMQNHYLNLQGGNKKTKYTASLSYNGQDGILLNSGFSRLQGKFALDQEVSDRLKVGITATYSGVKNYGSPTSTGNFSNEINLLFSVWAFRPLIVNPNLNLLDLANDPEVEQGSNFTFNPVLTVKNELRENSGENLAASGYAEYQITKELKFKTVASLNRGARIVDLFNGSMSRSGIAGNYLVNGSKTYLNSNTFQSYNTLNYAKRLNKDHYFDVMGGFTVESSKSSAFGATAVLLPNESLGLSGLDEGNPLNITSVTSKFTMASFIARANYKLFDRFLFTGSIRADGSSRFLGDNTWAYFPSAAVAWQLNNEKFVKNIRAISNAKLRVSYGATGNNGVGNFAAHPALSFANPDGTYTVNNFPSYTFGGADSKGLMYSSLGNANLKWESTNQADIGLELGFLKQRLTFEVDVYRKTTSDLLLNAPMSPSSGYNRVFKNIGKVQNQGLEISIGGTPIQTKDFTWTSSFNIAFNRNKLLGLTDNQLNMLTAQGWGEDWKNIPGYVAKLNEPIAQFYGLIYEGTYKYEDFDLLGGVYTLKDNVPSNGGSRANVKPGDVKYTDLDGDLQITEADKTVIGNPNPVHIGGFSNNFNYKGFDLGIFLQWSYGNDIINANRIMFESSYKYGYNQYATYKDRWSPENPTSDMPGVAAGRGSSLKAYSTRIIEDGSFLRLKTVSLGYTLPSGWLQKSKVFKSGRVYVAAQNLYTWTKYSGYDPEVSVRNSALTPGFDYSAYPRARTITFGINTTF; the protein is encoded by the coding sequence ATGAAGAAACGATTTTCAATTAGAAAAGGAAGATTTCTCGCTTTGCTCGTTTTATTGATGCTGGCTTTTTCTGCGCAAGTAATGGCGCAGACCAAAGTTAGTGGAACGGTAAAAGACGATCAGGGCGAAATTTTAACCGGCGTAAGTGTATTGGTAAAAGGAACAAAAGTAAGCACCACCACCAATCAGGATGGTAATTACCAAATTACCTTGCCCGCTGGATCAAATACCTTAGCATTTACTTACCTAGGCTACGAAAGCAAGGAAGCTGCCGTTAGTGGTAATGTAATTAACGTGTCGCTTAAATCTAGCGTATCTACCCTTAATGATGTGGTAGTTATTGGTTATGGTACAACCACTAGAAAAGATTTAACGGGCTCGGTAGGTACAGTGAATATATCCGATTTGCAAAAAGCTCCTGTAAAAACTTTCGACGAGGCACTAGCTGGTCGTGTGGCTGGTGTGCAGGTAACCTCAAGCGAGGGGCAACCAGGATCAAGCATTAACATTACTATTCGTGGTAATAACTCGGTTACACAAAGCAATTATCCACTGGTGGTAATTGATGGTATCATTTTCGAAGATCCAAACAACCTTTCTGTAAACCCATTAAACACCATCGACCCGAACGATATCGAATCTATTAGCGTTTTAAAAGATGCATCTTCTACTGCTATTTATGGCGCAAGGGGTTCTAACGGTGTAATTATGGTAACCACTAAAAGAGGTAAAGAAGGGTTGCCAACAATAACTTACAATGGTTGGTATGGCTTACAAGAAAATACGAATAGAGTAGAATCTTTGTCGCCTTACGAGTTTGTGAAATTGCAAAATGAAATAGACCCAGTTAGAACCAAAAGCTTATACTTTGCCAACAATAAAACCTTAGAAAGTTATGCAGGCTTAAAGGGAATTAATTGGGAAGACGAAGTAACCCGTGTTGCCCCAATGCAAAATCATTATTTGAATTTACAAGGAGGTAATAAAAAGACTAAATATACTGCTTCGTTGTCTTACAATGGCCAAGATGGTATTTTATTAAATTCGGGCTTTAGCCGTTTGCAGGGTAAATTTGCATTAGATCAAGAAGTTTCAGACAGATTAAAAGTAGGGATAACGGCTACCTATTCGGGGGTAAAGAATTATGGTAGCCCTACCTCTACTGGCAATTTTAGTAACGAGATTAACTTGCTGTTTAGCGTTTGGGCTTTTAGGCCATTAATTGTAAATCCAAACTTAAACCTGTTAGATTTAGCAAATGATCCAGAGGTAGAGCAAGGGAGTAACTTTACTTTTAACCCGGTATTAACTGTAAAAAATGAACTTAGAGAAAATTCTGGCGAAAACCTTGCGGCCAGTGGTTATGCAGAATATCAAATTACTAAAGAGCTTAAGTTTAAAACAGTTGCCAGCTTAAATAGAGGTGCAAGAATTGTGGATCTGTTTAATGGTTCTATGTCTAGAAGCGGTATTGCGGGCAATTATTTGGTAAATGGAAGCAAGACCTATCTTAACTCTAACACTTTCCAAAGTTACAATACCCTTAATTACGCAAAGCGATTAAATAAAGATCACTATTTTGATGTAATGGGTGGTTTTACTGTTGAAAGCAGTAAAAGTTCTGCCTTTGGCGCAACGGCCGTGCTATTACCAAACGAAAGCTTGGGCTTAAGCGGTCTTGATGAAGGAAATCCATTAAATATCACTTCGGTAACTTCTAAATTTACGATGGCAAGTTTCATTGCCAGAGCTAATTATAAACTGTTCGATCGCTTCCTATTTACGGGATCTATTAGAGCCGACGGAAGCTCTCGCTTTTTGGGCGACAATACATGGGCTTACTTCCCTTCGGCAGCTGTAGCGTGGCAATTGAATAACGAAAAATTTGTCAAGAATATCAGAGCTATCTCTAATGCTAAACTTCGTGTTTCTTATGGTGCTACCGGTAATAACGGCGTAGGTAATTTTGCAGCACATCCGGCACTTAGTTTTGCCAATCCCGACGGAACTTATACTGTAAACAATTTCCCGAGCTACACTTTTGGCGGTGCAGACAGCAAAGGCTTAATGTACTCATCGTTAGGAAACGCAAATTTGAAATGGGAATCTACAAATCAAGCTGATATAGGTTTGGAGTTAGGTTTCTTAAAACAACGCTTAACGTTTGAAGTAGATGTATACAGAAAAACTACTAGCGATTTATTGTTAAATGCGCCGATGTCGCCAAGCTCTGGCTACAACAGGGTGTTTAAAAACATTGGTAAAGTTCAAAACCAAGGTCTAGAAATTTCTATCGGCGGTACACCAATTCAAACTAAAGATTTTACTTGGACAAGTTCGTTTAACATTGCATTTAATCGCAATAAGCTTTTGGGCCTAACCGATAATCAATTGAATATGCTTACCGCACAAGGCTGGGGCGAGGATTGGAAAAACATTCCGGGTTATGTTGCAAAGCTAAATGAGCCAATAGCACAGTTTTATGGATTAATTTACGAAGGAACCTACAAATATGAAGACTTTGATTTGCTGGGAGGCGTTTATACTTTAAAAGATAACGTACCATCTAACGGCGGATCGAGAGCAAACGTAAAACCTGGCGATGTAAAATATACCGACCTAGATGGCGATTTACAGATTACCGAGGCAGACAAGACCGTAATTGGAAATCCAAACCCGGTACATATTGGCGGGTTCTCCAATAATTTTAATTATAAAGGGTTTGATTTAGGCATTTTCTTGCAGTGGTCTTACGGTAATGATATCATTAACGCTAACCGAATCATGTTCGAATCTTCGTACAAATATGGCTACAACCAGTATGCTACTTATAAGGATCGTTGGTCGCCAGAAAACCCAACTTCAGATATGCCAGGTGTAGCCGCAGGTAGAGGCTCTTCATTAAAAGCATATTCTACTCGTATTATCGAAGATGGTTCTTTCTTAAGATTGAAAACCGTATCGCTTGGTTATACGCTACCTTCTGGTTGGTTACAAAAATCAAAAGTTTTTAAAAGCGGAAGGGTATACGTTGCTGCTCAAAACTTATATACTTGGACCAAATACTCAGGATATGACCCAGAGGTATCGGTAAGAAATAGCGCCTTAACTCCAGGTTTCGATTATTCGGCTTACCCAAGAGCAAGAACAATCACTTTTGGTATCAACACAACTTTTTAA
- a CDS encoding FAD-dependent oxidoreductase, with protein sequence MSIKFTKLIFYSALLTCYQAVAQVKTDVLIIGGGASGTTAAIQSARMGVKVLVVEETEWLGGMLTSAGVSAIDGNHNMPSGLWGEFRQHLYDYYGGPKAVETGWVSNTLFEPSFGNKTLKTMAQNPNLTVWYKSSLSNIIKDGKTWKAEISNKGKKQNVEAKIVIDATELGDVMGKLKVPYRVGMDSRYDTGESFAPEKANNIIQDLTYVVVLKDFGAKANKTIKKPVGYDPSEFDCCCDVQDPASHDNTPKIDCSQMITYGKLPNGKYMINWPKCGNDIYMNIIEMSDADRKAALEKAKLHSLRFIYHLQTKLGFKNLGIADDEFPTADHLPMIAYHRESRRLDGKVTLTLNDVTSPYTQKTALYRTGIAVGDYTIDHHHLKNPDAPQIDFVKIKVPSYNIPLGALVPKNTEGLIVAEKSVSVTNIVAGASRLQPVVLGIGQAAGALAATAVLSNTDPSEINIRSVQNALLESNAYLMPFIDVKPNDASFKTIQKIGATGILKGTGLSYKWANQTWFYPELQVSEWDLVNGLKSFYPAFAELHPSGNLVNASFMAGAIKAIGQKEVSISQILDFLKQQKFNGLTAESQLSRRMVAHVLDHFLDPFKTEIDFTGKTK encoded by the coding sequence ATGAGTATAAAGTTTACCAAGCTTATTTTTTATAGTGCTTTGCTAACCTGCTATCAAGCGGTGGCGCAAGTAAAAACAGATGTATTAATTATTGGAGGCGGAGCCAGCGGTACCACGGCTGCCATCCAATCTGCAAGAATGGGAGTAAAGGTTTTAGTGGTAGAAGAAACCGAGTGGCTGGGCGGTATGCTCACTTCGGCGGGAGTATCGGCAATAGATGGCAACCACAACATGCCATCGGGTTTGTGGGGAGAATTTAGGCAACATCTTTACGATTACTACGGCGGACCAAAAGCGGTAGAAACAGGTTGGGTAAGCAACACACTTTTTGAGCCTTCTTTCGGCAACAAGACGCTGAAAACAATGGCTCAAAACCCAAATCTTACCGTTTGGTACAAAAGTTCGTTGAGCAACATTATTAAAGATGGCAAAACTTGGAAAGCAGAAATTAGCAATAAAGGCAAAAAACAAAATGTAGAAGCTAAAATTGTAATTGACGCTACCGAGCTAGGCGATGTAATGGGCAAATTGAAAGTTCCTTATCGTGTGGGTATGGATAGCCGTTATGATACTGGAGAAAGCTTTGCACCAGAGAAAGCCAACAACATCATCCAAGATTTAACCTATGTAGTGGTGTTGAAGGATTTCGGCGCTAAAGCCAATAAAACCATCAAAAAACCCGTAGGATATGATCCAAGTGAGTTCGATTGCTGCTGCGATGTTCAAGATCCTGCTTCGCATGATAATACACCTAAAATAGATTGCAGCCAAATGATTACCTATGGCAAATTGCCCAACGGGAAATACATGATCAACTGGCCAAAATGCGGTAACGACATCTACATGAACATTATTGAGATGAGCGATGCAGACCGCAAAGCTGCCTTGGAAAAAGCAAAATTGCACAGCTTGCGTTTTATCTATCATTTACAAACTAAACTTGGCTTTAAAAACTTAGGCATAGCCGATGATGAATTTCCAACGGCAGATCATTTACCGATGATTGCCTACCATAGGGAATCTCGTCGATTAGATGGAAAAGTAACTTTGACTTTAAACGATGTAACTTCTCCTTACACACAAAAAACGGCGCTTTACAGAACTGGTATTGCGGTTGGAGATTATACGATAGATCATCACCACCTTAAAAACCCAGATGCACCACAAATTGATTTCGTAAAAATTAAAGTGCCATCTTATAACATCCCTTTGGGAGCATTGGTACCAAAAAACACCGAAGGTTTAATTGTTGCGGAGAAAAGTGTGAGCGTAACCAACATTGTGGCTGGTGCCAGCAGGTTACAGCCAGTGGTTTTAGGAATTGGCCAAGCAGCAGGTGCTTTAGCGGCAACCGCGGTGCTAAGCAATACCGATCCGTCAGAAATCAACATTAGATCGGTACAAAATGCTTTGCTAGAAAGCAACGCCTACTTAATGCCTTTCATCGATGTTAAACCAAACGATGCTTCTTTCAAAACCATCCAAAAAATTGGAGCTACAGGCATCTTAAAAGGTACAGGTTTATCGTACAAATGGGCAAATCAAACTTGGTTCTATCCAGAACTACAGGTTAGTGAATGGGATTTAGTCAATGGATTGAAGTCTTTTTATCCAGCATTTGCCGAATTACATCCTTCTGGAAATTTAGTTAACGCAAGCTTTATGGCTGGAGCTATCAAAGCTATTGGTCAAAAAGAAGTAAGCATAAGTCAAATTCTCGATTTCTTGAAACAACAAAAATTTAATGGATTAACAGCAGAAAGCCAGTTATCAAGAAGAATGGTGGCGCATGTGCTAGATCATTTTCTAGATCCATTTAAAACGGAGATAGACTTTACAGGAAAAACAAAGTAA
- a CDS encoding ROK family transcriptional regulator, giving the protein MTFFAELNNENSSGVAYKNLTLKKAIIAYFSKNGNCTIADLCAELGLSTPKINNILSDLIAEGLVKDFGKLQSRGGRKPNIYGLVMESGYFLGVDVKKSHINIGLTDLQKNLVHVQSNIAYSLNNSEESLNQLCELINNFIKESPIKREKILGAGLNLSGRINYATGYSYSFFHFNEEPLSKVIERNIGLRIFLENDSRAMAFGEFSAGVVHEEENVLFLNMDYGMGVGIMINSQLYYGKSGFAGEFGHIPFFNNEIICSCGKKGCLETEVSGWALIRKFKEKLAEGSTSILSNMPVNEIKLNDIIAAAINDDVLAIELVAEVGEKLGKGIAVLINIFNPEMVILGGSLAETGEYIRLPIKSALNKYSLSLVNNDTQVKMSKLGESAGVVGACLLVRNRLLGLV; this is encoded by the coding sequence ATGACGTTTTTCGCTGAATTAAATAATGAAAATAGCTCTGGAGTAGCTTACAAAAACCTTACGCTAAAGAAAGCGATTATCGCTTATTTTAGTAAAAACGGTAATTGTACCATTGCAGATCTATGTGCCGAACTCGGCTTAAGTACGCCTAAAATCAATAATATTTTAAGCGACCTAATTGCCGAAGGTTTGGTAAAAGATTTTGGAAAACTACAATCTAGGGGGGGCAGAAAGCCAAATATTTATGGCCTTGTAATGGAGTCTGGCTATTTTTTAGGTGTTGATGTAAAAAAATCGCATATCAATATTGGGCTAACCGATTTACAGAAAAACCTGGTGCATGTACAATCTAACATTGCCTATAGTTTAAACAATAGCGAAGAGTCTTTAAATCAGCTTTGCGAGCTTATTAATAATTTTATAAAAGAAAGCCCAATTAAAAGAGAAAAGATATTGGGTGCTGGTTTAAATTTGTCTGGCCGCATCAATTACGCTACTGGTTATAGTTATAGTTTTTTTCATTTTAATGAAGAACCCTTAAGTAAGGTAATAGAAAGAAATATTGGCTTACGCATATTTTTAGAAAATGACTCGAGGGCAATGGCTTTTGGAGAGTTCTCTGCTGGCGTGGTACACGAAGAAGAGAATGTGCTTTTCTTAAATATGGATTACGGCATGGGCGTAGGTATCATGATCAACAGTCAGCTGTACTATGGTAAATCTGGTTTTGCTGGCGAGTTTGGTCACATTCCATTTTTTAATAACGAAATTATCTGTAGCTGTGGTAAAAAGGGATGTTTAGAAACAGAAGTTTCTGGTTGGGCTTTGATTAGGAAATTCAAGGAAAAGCTTGCCGAAGGATCAACATCGATCTTATCTAACATGCCTGTAAACGAGATAAAGCTTAACGATATTATTGCTGCCGCTATTAATGACGATGTTTTGGCTATTGAATTAGTAGCAGAGGTGGGAGAAAAGTTAGGTAAAGGAATTGCTGTGCTCATCAATATCTTTAACCCAGAGATGGTTATATTAGGTGGAAGCTTGGCCGAAACCGGAGAGTACATTCGTTTGCCTATTAAAAGTGCCCTAAACAAGTATTCGCTAAGTTTAGTAAATAACGATACCCAAGTAAAGATGTCTAAATTAGGAGAATCAGCAGGAGTAGTTGGCGCTTGTTTATTAGTAAGAAACCGACTACTGGGCTTGGTTTAA
- a CDS encoding beta-N-acetylhexosaminidase: MKFLLSVLFCFVGTVFIAKSQELPLIPQPEKITYGTSFFKINDQTSISLPRDKADWELVKLFAEQFSEILKKKLITTVKEPSKNTIIFKIKTDLADEAYLLDIRKDKIEIRAAKPAGWFYGWQTLTQILRLNLQSGKGPNIQELRIADEPKFAWRGLMLDVSRHFFSKDVLKRYIAQMAKYKLNVLHLHLTDNQGWRVEIKQLPKLTSVGAWRVPRTGYWSNMPAPEPGEAATYGGFYSHEDIKELVNYAKQRFVDIVPEIDLPGHSLAFVASYPEVSCTKTPQQVLAGDPWNAKRTNVVCVGNDSTYTMIDQIITEIAAIFPSKYIHIGGDEVTRNYWSNCNVCQQRIATEGLKNVDELQSYFVNRVAKMVKAKGKTPIGWYETLEKGLDTSIVQMSWKDEKGAVKSSNAGQKVILTPAFLTYLDFYQGDPYLENAPFTVNRLSNSYKFNPLPEGINAQNVLGGQGSLWTEQVPNERKLQFMTWPRGFTLAENLWSKASKPNWADFVKKIEAQLPLLILDGVNYSNYFYDPIPIAKKDTAGNVVLTIDTEVPGLAVYYAFDDTDPDQFYPKYKNESIHIPKGAKTIRAVSYRGDTQKSRILKLPVAELKRRAKL; the protein is encoded by the coding sequence ATGAAGTTTTTGTTATCTGTTCTATTTTGCTTTGTTGGTACTGTTTTCATAGCTAAATCGCAAGAGCTACCGTTAATACCGCAACCAGAGAAAATAACCTACGGCACCTCTTTTTTTAAGATCAATGATCAAACTAGCATTTCATTGCCAAGAGATAAAGCTGATTGGGAACTCGTTAAACTATTTGCTGAGCAATTTTCAGAAATTCTGAAAAAGAAGCTAATTACTACCGTAAAAGAGCCGAGTAAAAACACGATTATTTTTAAAATAAAAACAGATTTGGCAGATGAAGCCTATTTGCTCGACATCCGCAAGGATAAAATAGAAATTAGGGCAGCCAAACCTGCGGGCTGGTTTTATGGTTGGCAAACACTAACGCAAATCCTTAGGTTAAATCTACAGAGCGGCAAAGGCCCCAATATTCAAGAATTAAGGATTGCTGATGAACCAAAATTTGCTTGGCGAGGTTTGATGCTTGACGTGAGCAGACATTTTTTTAGCAAAGATGTGCTGAAAAGATATATCGCCCAAATGGCTAAATATAAGCTGAATGTATTGCATTTGCATTTAACCGATAACCAAGGTTGGCGGGTTGAAATTAAACAATTGCCAAAGTTAACCAGCGTTGGTGCTTGGCGGGTACCAAGAACTGGTTATTGGAGCAATATGCCTGCCCCAGAGCCTGGAGAAGCGGCAACTTATGGTGGTTTTTATTCGCATGAAGATATAAAGGAGCTTGTTAATTATGCTAAGCAGCGTTTTGTAGACATTGTTCCAGAAATAGATTTACCAGGCCATAGTTTGGCTTTTGTGGCATCGTATCCCGAAGTTTCTTGCACTAAAACCCCGCAACAGGTTTTAGCTGGCGATCCGTGGAATGCCAAAAGAACCAATGTGGTTTGTGTAGGTAACGATTCTACTTATACGATGATAGATCAAATTATTACCGAAATAGCGGCAATTTTTCCTTCAAAATATATCCACATTGGTGGCGATGAAGTAACCAGAAATTACTGGAGCAATTGCAATGTTTGCCAACAGCGCATAGCCACCGAAGGCCTTAAAAACGTAGACGAGCTACAAAGCTATTTTGTTAACCGTGTTGCAAAAATGGTTAAAGCCAAGGGTAAAACCCCAATTGGTTGGTACGAAACTTTAGAAAAAGGACTAGACACAAGTATTGTACAGATGAGCTGGAAGGATGAAAAAGGTGCTGTAAAATCTTCTAATGCGGGACAAAAAGTAATTTTAACACCTGCTTTCTTAACCTATTTAGATTTTTATCAAGGAGACCCGTATCTAGAAAATGCACCGTTTACAGTGAATAGGCTTAGCAACAGCTACAAATTTAACCCCTTGCCAGAAGGAATAAACGCACAAAATGTATTAGGCGGGCAAGGTAGTTTATGGACAGAACAAGTACCTAACGAACGCAAATTACAATTTATGACTTGGCCACGAGGTTTTACACTGGCAGAGAACCTTTGGTCTAAAGCATCAAAGCCAAATTGGGCAGATTTTGTCAAGAAAATAGAAGCGCAATTGCCTTTGCTAATTTTAGATGGTGTTAATTACAGCAACTATTTTTACGATCCAATTCCTATCGCAAAAAAAGATACAGCAGGAAATGTGGTATTAACCATAGATACAGAGGTGCCTGGCTTGGCTGTTTACTATGCTTTTGATGATACCGATCCCGACCAATTTTACCCAAAATATAAAAACGAGAGCATTCATATACCGAAAGGAGCAAAAACGATTAGAGCGGTTAGTTACCGTGGCGATACGCAAAAAAGCAGAATATTAAAACTTCCTGTCGCAGAACTGAAAAGAAGGGCAAAGCTTTAA
- a CDS encoding alpha/beta hydrolase, which translates to MRFKLIFMILILGVSHLYAQDTVTVFSTKNLKQTDSVLVFKPQQTSLSKSPVVYLLHGHNANYKSWSKLADLQKLANQYQFIIVCPDGLKKSWYLNSPDKDSLQYEAFFLDELMPTINQKYKVDAKNVFVTGASMGGFGAMYMITKYPDLFAGAGSTSGVLNLRYSAFRKTTIAYLLGVYSEQNKLYDDYSPVSRLKTLQGLDKALIYDTGTEDYLYITSKQFMQKCDDLKIKATYIAQPGGHTGGYWSKSILKHFEFFASHLSQRK; encoded by the coding sequence ATGAGGTTTAAACTCATTTTTATGATATTGATCTTGGGCGTATCTCATTTGTACGCCCAAGATACGGTAACTGTTTTTTCGACTAAAAACCTAAAGCAAACAGACTCGGTTTTAGTTTTTAAACCACAGCAAACAAGCTTAAGTAAAAGTCCGGTTGTTTATCTTTTGCATGGCCATAATGCCAATTACAAAAGTTGGAGCAAGCTTGCCGACTTGCAAAAATTGGCCAACCAGTATCAATTTATTATTGTTTGCCCAGATGGATTGAAGAAAAGCTGGTACCTCAATTCTCCAGATAAAGATAGCTTACAATACGAAGCTTTCTTTTTAGATGAGCTAATGCCAACCATTAACCAGAAATACAAAGTTGATGCTAAAAATGTATTCGTTACTGGCGCAAGTATGGGCGGTTTTGGAGCCATGTACATGATTACCAAATATCCAGATTTGTTTGCTGGAGCGGGAAGTACCTCGGGTGTGTTAAACCTTCGTTATTCTGCTTTTAGAAAAACCACCATCGCTTACTTGCTTGGAGTTTACAGCGAGCAAAACAAGCTTTATGACGATTATTCTCCCGTAAGCCGTTTAAAAACGCTACAAGGATTAGATAAAGCTTTAATTTATGATACTGGCACTGAAGATTATCTCTACATTACCAGTAAGCAGTTTATGCAAAAGTGCGATGATCTAAAAATCAAAGCCACTTATATTGCGCAACCTGGTGGCCATACTGGTGGCTATTGGAGTAAATCTATTTTAAAACATTTTGAATTTTTTGCATCACATCTTTCACAAAGAAAATAG
- a CDS encoding copper amine oxidase, whose translation MKLNQQMKLNKTACLLTGAFLLGISASAQQLTKAQNQELLKAGQGAIVKLDGFLTEKTAQIPYHKYPTPGPQYIISDDPEYIRVPEAIALKESVVPGAVRFYLYNVNGVKEPKQIDRKIIAMIKNTGKAPMRIKMLKYVTQKPSTNYFKLGKEGLAAFLAAQPSEEIRTVQPGEAVPIDEKLEQYVVKYDELVHGFYEFLVDQPAEITVLQTDLKTSGKDALKRITNVLPPKTKSGAGRGLYGVSNYHVNNTTAIDTKNGTSALIVADGATDPWIIGREGTTGQMAKLAGNYGVMYDIELKWKSTDGKGLALITWNSRSADNQWCSGMAAAMKVSGGKFNEGIIQLPKDQLVTKAAPEAILIQVFKPSANGEEQTIKLTYSPPGASCLPTPLIFVPRLI comes from the coding sequence ATGAAACTTAATCAACAAATGAAATTGAACAAAACAGCATGCTTACTTACGGGTGCTTTTCTTTTAGGAATAAGTGCATCCGCACAACAACTTACAAAAGCTCAAAATCAAGAATTGTTAAAGGCTGGCCAAGGCGCTATTGTAAAGCTAGATGGCTTTTTAACCGAAAAAACTGCTCAAATTCCTTATCATAAATATCCTACTCCTGGGCCACAATACATTATCTCAGACGATCCAGAATACATTCGTGTGCCAGAAGCCATTGCTCTAAAAGAAAGTGTTGTTCCTGGAGCGGTTCGTTTCTATTTATACAACGTAAATGGCGTAAAGGAGCCTAAACAAATAGATAGAAAAATCATTGCGATGATTAAAAATACCGGCAAAGCTCCAATGCGTATTAAGATGCTAAAATATGTAACGCAAAAGCCAAGTACCAACTATTTTAAATTAGGTAAAGAAGGCTTGGCGGCATTTTTAGCGGCTCAGCCTAGCGAAGAAATAAGAACGGTGCAACCAGGCGAAGCAGTACCTATTGATGAAAAATTGGAACAATATGTAGTAAAATACGATGAGCTGGTTCATGGTTTTTATGAGTTCTTGGTAGACCAGCCGGCAGAAATTACCGTATTACAAACAGACCTTAAAACCAGTGGAAAAGATGCGCTGAAGAGAATTACTAATGTATTGCCTCCTAAAACTAAAAGTGGCGCTGGCAGAGGTTTATATGGTGTAAGCAATTACCATGTGAACAACACTACTGCTATCGATACCAAAAACGGAACTTCGGCTTTAATAGTGGCTGATGGTGCTACCGATCCATGGATTATTGGTAGGGAAGGCACTACTGGGCAAATGGCAAAACTTGCTGGAAACTATGGGGTAATGTACGATATTGAACTGAAATGGAAGAGTACAGACGGTAAAGGCTTGGCTTTGATTACATGGAACTCACGTTCTGCAGACAACCAATGGTGTAGCGGAATGGCTGCGGCTATGAAAGTGAGCGGAGGGAAGTTTAACGAAGGAATTATTCAACTGCCTAAAGATCAATTAGTAACCAAAGCAGCGCCAGAAGCGATTTTAATTCAAGTTTTTAAACCAAGTGCTAATGGCGAAGAGCAAACCATTAAATTAACTTACTCGCCACCGGGCGCATCTTGTTTGCCAACACCATTAATTTTTGTACCTAGGTTGATTTAA
- a CDS encoding DUF4920 domain-containing protein yields MNVKISDTETMFVKFKDYGFFMPKDMAPGTKVVIDGFAERKETSVEDLQHYARDAKKSDEEIAKITKPKKEIVFEAKGAVIVK; encoded by the coding sequence ATGAACGTAAAAATTTCTGATACAGAAACCATGTTCGTGAAATTTAAAGACTACGGCTTTTTTATGCCTAAAGATATGGCTCCGGGAACCAAAGTTGTAATTGATGGTTTTGCAGAAAGAAAAGAAACGTCTGTTGAAGATTTACAGCACTACGCTAGAGACGCAAAAAAATCTGACGAAGAAATAGCGAAAATTACTAAGCCTAAAAAAGAAATCGTTTTTGAAGCGAAAGGCGCCGTAATTGTAAAATAA